One segment of Pseudophryne corroboree isolate aPseCor3 chromosome 3 unlocalized genomic scaffold, aPseCor3.hap2 SUPER_3_unloc_5, whole genome shotgun sequence DNA contains the following:
- the LOC134984333 gene encoding gastrula zinc finger protein XlCGF26.1-like isoform X2 produces the protein MKTEDIEGEVETYVTDIKAEDIEGEEDTYVRGDQQCKEEEIPTDISTDGHTSRNISEGHLMLSPDCEIKDYDSRQDSPGDNPITSIIHPALSAGPSDPGKCSPDHSDIGASVTALTVNTEFPCSIDTTCFTQNTKLITHQAAKAGERPLICSDCGKCFTCKSQLVSHQCRHKGQKPFPCSECGKCFTEKSHLVTHQRRHTGENLLPCSECGKCFTLKSHLVTHQRNHTGEKPFPCSECGKCFTRKSQLVKHQQSHTGETPFPCSECGKCFTYKSLLVIHKRIHTGEKPYSCSECGKCFTYKSTLDAHKRSHTGTSPFPCSECGKYFAQKSQLARHQRIHTGERPFPCSDCGKCFVQKSVLVAHQRSHTGEKPFPCLECGKCFAHKSDLVSHNRSHTAEKPFPCHKCGKCFTHKSDLVSHNKSHTGEKAFSCSECGKCFARKSDLVRHQRSHTGEKPFSCSECGKCFAQKSELVRHQRSHTGERPFPCPECGKCFAHKSDLVRHQQSHTGEKPYFCSECGKCFTQKSYLVIHQRSHTGEKPFPCSECGKCFADNSALVIHHRNHTGEKPFQCSECEKCFC, from the coding sequence atggacacacaagcaggaatatctcagaaggacatctaatgttatccccggattgtgaaataaaagattatgacagtagacaggattctccaggagataaccccattacctcaattatacatccagctctatcagctggtccctctgatcctgggaaatgttctcctgatcactctgatattggtgcatctgttacagctctgacagtaaatacagagtttccctgttctatagataccacatgttttacacagaacacaaagcttattacccatcaggcagctaaggcaggtgagaggccactgatatgttctgactgtgggaaatgttttacctgcaaATCACAACTTGTTTCACATCAGTGCAGACACAAAGgtcagaagccatttccatgttctgagtgtgggaaatgttttacagagaaatcacatcttgttacacatcagagacgtcacacaggtgagaacctattaccatgttctgagtgtgggaaatgttttacactgaaatcacatcttgttacacatcagcgaaatcacactggtgaaaagccatttccatgttctgagtgcgggaaatgtttcacCCGGAAATCccaacttgttaaacatcagcaaagtcacacaggtgagactccatttccatgttctgagtgtgggaaatgttttacatacaaatcacttcttgtaatacataagagaatacatacaggtgagaaaccatattcctgttctgagtgtgggaaatgttttacatacaaatcaactcttgatgcacataagagaagtcacacaggtacatcaccatttccatgttctgagtgtgggaaatattttgcacagaaatcacaacttgctagacatcaaagaattcacacaggtgagaggccatttccatgttctgactgtggaaaatgttttgtacagaaatcagttcttgttgcacatcagagaagtcacacaggtgagaaaccatttccatgtcttgagtgtgggaaatgttttgcacacaaatcagatcttgttagtcataacagaagtcacacagctgagaagccatttccatgtcataagtgtgggaaatgttttacacacaaatcagatctggttagtcataacaaaagtcacacaggtgagaaggcattttcttgctctgagtgtgggaaatgttttgcccggaaatcagaccttgttagacatcagcgaagtcacacaggtgagaagccattttcttgctctgagtgtgggaaatgttttgcccagaaatcagaacttgttagacatcagcgaagtcacacaggtgagaggccatttccatgtcctgagtgtgggaaatgttttgcacacaaatcagatcttgttagacatcagcaaagtcacacaggtgagaagccatatttttgctctgagtgtgggaaatgttttacacagaaatcatatcttgttatacatcagagaagtcacacaggtgagaagccatttccatgttctgagtgtgggaaatgttttgcagacaactCAGCTCTCGTTATACAtcacagaaatcacacaggtgagaagccatttcaatgttctgagtgtgagaaatgtttttgttag
- the LOC134984333 gene encoding gastrula zinc finger protein XlCGF26.1-like isoform X1, producing the protein MKTEDIEGEVETYVTDIKAEDIEGEEDTYVRGDQQCKEEEIPTDISTADGHTSRNISEGHLMLSPDCEIKDYDSRQDSPGDNPITSIIHPALSAGPSDPGKCSPDHSDIGASVTALTVNTEFPCSIDTTCFTQNTKLITHQAAKAGERPLICSDCGKCFTCKSQLVSHQCRHKGQKPFPCSECGKCFTEKSHLVTHQRRHTGENLLPCSECGKCFTLKSHLVTHQRNHTGEKPFPCSECGKCFTRKSQLVKHQQSHTGETPFPCSECGKCFTYKSLLVIHKRIHTGEKPYSCSECGKCFTYKSTLDAHKRSHTGTSPFPCSECGKYFAQKSQLARHQRIHTGERPFPCSDCGKCFVQKSVLVAHQRSHTGEKPFPCLECGKCFAHKSDLVSHNRSHTAEKPFPCHKCGKCFTHKSDLVSHNKSHTGEKAFSCSECGKCFARKSDLVRHQRSHTGEKPFSCSECGKCFAQKSELVRHQRSHTGERPFPCPECGKCFAHKSDLVRHQQSHTGEKPYFCSECGKCFTQKSYLVIHQRSHTGEKPFPCSECGKCFADNSALVIHHRNHTGEKPFQCSECEKCFC; encoded by the coding sequence cagatggacacacaagcaggaatatctcagaaggacatctaatgttatccccggattgtgaaataaaagattatgacagtagacaggattctccaggagataaccccattacctcaattatacatccagctctatcagctggtccctctgatcctgggaaatgttctcctgatcactctgatattggtgcatctgttacagctctgacagtaaatacagagtttccctgttctatagataccacatgttttacacagaacacaaagcttattacccatcaggcagctaaggcaggtgagaggccactgatatgttctgactgtgggaaatgttttacctgcaaATCACAACTTGTTTCACATCAGTGCAGACACAAAGgtcagaagccatttccatgttctgagtgtgggaaatgttttacagagaaatcacatcttgttacacatcagagacgtcacacaggtgagaacctattaccatgttctgagtgtgggaaatgttttacactgaaatcacatcttgttacacatcagcgaaatcacactggtgaaaagccatttccatgttctgagtgcgggaaatgtttcacCCGGAAATCccaacttgttaaacatcagcaaagtcacacaggtgagactccatttccatgttctgagtgtgggaaatgttttacatacaaatcacttcttgtaatacataagagaatacatacaggtgagaaaccatattcctgttctgagtgtgggaaatgttttacatacaaatcaactcttgatgcacataagagaagtcacacaggtacatcaccatttccatgttctgagtgtgggaaatattttgcacagaaatcacaacttgctagacatcaaagaattcacacaggtgagaggccatttccatgttctgactgtggaaaatgttttgtacagaaatcagttcttgttgcacatcagagaagtcacacaggtgagaaaccatttccatgtcttgagtgtgggaaatgttttgcacacaaatcagatcttgttagtcataacagaagtcacacagctgagaagccatttccatgtcataagtgtgggaaatgttttacacacaaatcagatctggttagtcataacaaaagtcacacaggtgagaaggcattttcttgctctgagtgtgggaaatgttttgcccggaaatcagaccttgttagacatcagcgaagtcacacaggtgagaagccattttcttgctctgagtgtgggaaatgttttgcccagaaatcagaacttgttagacatcagcgaagtcacacaggtgagaggccatttccatgtcctgagtgtgggaaatgttttgcacacaaatcagatcttgttagacatcagcaaagtcacacaggtgagaagccatatttttgctctgagtgtgggaaatgttttacacagaaatcatatcttgttatacatcagagaagtcacacaggtgagaagccatttccatgttctgagtgtgggaaatgttttgcagacaactCAGCTCTCGTTATACAtcacagaaatcacacaggtgagaagccatttcaatgttctgagtgtgagaaatgtttttgttag